In Methanocaldococcus sp. FS406-22, the genomic stretch AGAGGAATGGCTGGTGGACATAAACACAAATGGACATGGATTATAAAATACATGCCTGACTACTTCGGAAAGTATGGATTCAAGAGACACCCAAGCTTAGTTAAACAGTTAGAAACAATAAATGTTGGAGAGCTTGAAGAGATTGTGTTGAAAAACCCAGACAAATTTGAAAAAGAAGAAGATAAATTTGTTGTTGATGTAATTGAGTTAGGTTATGAAAAGGTTTTAGGTAAAGGAAAAGTTACAATTCCAATGATTGTTAAAGCAGTAGAAGTTTCAGAGAAAGCAAGAGAGAAGATTGAGGCAGTAGGTGGAGAGGTTGTTGAACTATAAATTATTAATAATTTTCTTTTTATTTTTAATTTTTGATTTTGAAGTTAGGAGATTTTTAGATGAGAGGATAGTATCTCTTTTTTTACTAAAAAACAGAGATATTAAAAATTTAAAACTTGATTTAAAAAGAATTTACAAATTGTATTGGTGGGGTTTTTATATTCGTTTTTCTATGTTTTTCTATTTTCTCAACTTAATAAATTATAGGATTAAACTTCACTAAAAATTTATACTCCCACTTACAAAAATTTATTGATAAAAAGAAAATTATTAATACTTAAAAAAGGTGGTAGCTTGGAAAACATTATGAAAAAGTTAGTTCCGATATTGGAAAAGATTCCAGAGGTTGAATTGCCAGTTAGGGAGGTAACATTTAAAGAGAAACTTAAATGGACTGGAATAGTTCTGGTTCTTTATTTCATTATGGGGTGTATCGATATTTACACAGCAGGAGCTCAAATTCCAGCGATATTTGAGTTCTGGCAAACAATTACAGCATCAAAGATGGGGACTTTAATTACCTTAGGGATTGGGCCTATAGTTACAGCTGGAATTATCATGCAGTTATTGGTTGGTTCAGGAATCATTCAGATGGACTTATCAATTCCAGAAAACAGGGCTTTGTTCCAAGGATGTCAGAAGCTTTTATCTATAATAATGTGTTTTGTTGAAGCAGTTCTATTCGTTGGAGCAGGAGCATTTGGAGCTTTAACTCCAATGTTGGCATTTTTGATAGTTATTCAGATTGCCTTAGGTTCAATAATCTTAATTTATTTGGATGAAATTGTTTCAAAGTATGGTATTGGTTCAGGTATTGGGCTGTTTATTGCTGCTGGTGTTTCACAAACAATATTTGTTGGAACTTTTGGACCAGAAGGGTATTTATGGAAGTTTTTAAACTCATTGATTCAGGGAGTTCCAAATATAGAATACATTGCCCCAATACTTGGAACAATAATTGTCTTTCTTATAGTGGTGTATGCTGAATCAATGAGGGTTGAAATTCCATTAGCCCATGGAAGAATTAAAGGAGCTGTTGGGAAATATCCAATAAAATTCATCTATGTCTCAAACATACCCGTTATATTGGCAGCAGCATTACTTGCAAATGTTCAGCTTTGGGGTTTGGTATTGTATAGGATGGGGGTTCCAATACTTGGACATTATGAGGGAGGAAGACCAATAGATGGCATTGCCTATTATCTTTCAACTCCATATGGGTTATTGAATGTTATTTCAGACCCTCTCCATGCAATAGTTTATCTAATAACAATGATAATCTTAAGTGTAATCTTTGGTATATTTTGGGTTGAAACTACTGGCTTAGACCCAAAAAGTATGGCTAAGAGAATTGGCTCATTAAACATGGCAATTAAAGGATTTAGGAAGAGTGAGAAGGCAATTGAGCAGAG encodes the following:
- the secY gene encoding preprotein translocase subunit SecY, coding for MKKLVPILEKIPEVELPVREVTFKEKLKWTGIVLVLYFIMGCIDIYTAGAQIPAIFEFWQTITASKMGTLITLGIGPIVTAGIIMQLLVGSGIIQMDLSIPENRALFQGCQKLLSIIMCFVEAVLFVGAGAFGALTPMLAFLIVIQIALGSIILIYLDEIVSKYGIGSGIGLFIAAGVSQTIFVGTFGPEGYLWKFLNSLIQGVPNIEYIAPILGTIIVFLIVVYAESMRVEIPLAHGRIKGAVGKYPIKFIYVSNIPVILAAALLANVQLWGLVLYRMGVPILGHYEGGRPIDGIAYYLSTPYGLLNVISDPLHAIVYLITMIILSVIFGIFWVETTGLDPKSMAKRIGSLNMAIKGFRKSEKAIEQRLRRYIPPLTVMSSAFVGFLAAVANFTGALGGGTGVLLTVSIVYRMYEQLLREKVSELHPVIAKLLNK
- a CDS encoding uL15 family ribosomal protein, giving the protein MIRKKKKVKKIRGSRTCGGGSHKKRRGAGNKGGRGMAGGHKHKWTWIIKYMPDYFGKYGFKRHPSLVKQLETINVGELEEIVLKNPDKFEKEEDKFVVDVIELGYEKVLGKGKVTIPMIVKAVEVSEKAREKIEAVGGEVVEL